In Pseudonocardia sp. C8, one genomic interval encodes:
- a CDS encoding cupin domain-containing protein yields the protein MAKPEFEFFPVADVEFTPCDGVVPELTERVLARDEEAGTATRILRFAPGTDTTPNGVQVHDFWEEVYILEGAITDLRLGQTFTAGQYACRPPGMKHGPWTAPDGALTFEVRYRTRAGDGS from the coding sequence ATGGCCAAGCCCGAGTTCGAGTTCTTCCCTGTCGCCGACGTCGAGTTCACGCCGTGTGACGGCGTCGTGCCCGAGCTGACCGAGCGGGTGCTCGCCCGCGACGAGGAGGCCGGCACCGCGACCCGCATCCTGCGGTTCGCCCCGGGGACCGACACCACGCCCAACGGTGTCCAGGTGCACGACTTCTGGGAGGAGGTCTACATCCTCGAGGGCGCCATCACCGACCTGCGCCTCGGCCAGACGTTCACCGCAGGCCAGTACGCCTGCCGGCCGCCCGGCATGAAGCACGGCCCGTGGACCGCCCCGGACGGGGCGCTGACGTTCGAGGTCCGCTACCGCACCCGGGCCGGCGACGGATCATGA
- a CDS encoding GntR family transcriptional regulator: MQQSGRARALQYLREEVLADPDVQGSFLNEVDLAKRIGVSRTPVREALLLLVADGLVEMLPGRGAYVPPMSGREIRELMEIRALFEKHAAARTIEAGTAPVAEMRALLDEQHTIATSGDTGSADAATEFVGLDVRFHQALIDAADNVMISRSYAALRVRQRRVGVAALFRATDRQLAVCSEHERIVDALAGGDVERAGKAIDAHLDCTLQVLLRQA; encoded by the coding sequence ATGCAGCAGTCCGGTCGCGCCCGCGCGCTCCAGTACCTCCGCGAGGAGGTCCTCGCCGACCCGGACGTGCAGGGGAGCTTCCTCAACGAGGTCGACCTCGCCAAGCGGATCGGCGTCTCCCGGACCCCGGTCCGGGAGGCGCTGCTCCTGCTCGTCGCCGACGGGCTCGTCGAGATGCTACCCGGCCGCGGGGCCTACGTTCCCCCGATGAGCGGCCGGGAGATCCGCGAGCTGATGGAGATCCGGGCGCTGTTCGAGAAGCACGCCGCCGCCCGCACCATCGAGGCCGGCACGGCGCCGGTGGCCGAGATGCGCGCCCTGCTGGACGAGCAGCACACGATCGCGACGTCCGGGGACACCGGCAGTGCCGACGCGGCGACCGAGTTCGTCGGCCTCGACGTCCGGTTCCACCAGGCGCTGATCGACGCGGCCGACAACGTCATGATCTCCCGCAGCTACGCGGCGCTGCGGGTCCGGCAGCGCCGGGTGGGGGTCGCGGCACTGTTCCGCGCGACCGATCGGCAGCTCGCCGTGTGCAGCGAGCACGAGCGGATCGTCGACGCGCTCGCCGGTGGCGACGTCGAGCGCGCCGGGAAGGCGATCGATGCCCACCTCGACTGCACCCTGCAGGTGCTGCTCCGGCAGGCCTGA
- a CDS encoding SRPBCC family protein gives MPTLRSHVVIDAAPEAVWKVVRDAAAVADWFPAMARSWGDDTHRTVVLADGSTLEEAVVTADPVLRRFQYRVVGGDLSVEQHLGTVDVIELEPQRSLVVYSTEIEPAALAGPFEAAISEAVRTLPTHVA, from the coding sequence ATGCCGACACTCCGCTCCCATGTCGTGATCGACGCCGCTCCGGAGGCGGTCTGGAAGGTCGTCCGCGACGCCGCCGCCGTCGCGGACTGGTTCCCGGCGATGGCCCGGTCCTGGGGCGATGACACCCACCGCACCGTCGTGCTCGCGGACGGGTCAACGCTGGAGGAAGCCGTCGTCACCGCCGACCCGGTGCTGCGCCGCTTCCAGTACCGGGTCGTCGGCGGGGACCTCTCCGTCGAGCAGCACCTGGGCACGGTGGACGTCATCGAGCTGGAGCCGCAGCGGTCGCTCGTCGTGTACAGCACCGAGATCGAGCCGGCCGCCCTCGCCGGGCCGTTCGAGGCCGCGATCTCCGAGGCGGTGCGCACCCTGCCGACGCACGTGGCCTGA
- a CDS encoding flavin reductase family protein, translating into MPFTPPDASAMRRCMGRFTTGVAVVTALDAAGEPQGMTINSLTSVSVDPCVLLVSLTVGTRTADAVDASGAFAISILGVRQEATARRFATRGGARFEGVEAEVTDSGIPIVGGALVHADCRVHTTTDVGDHRVYFGEVGSLRDRAGTGLTFHSGRFGEFHDLGHAEMPWLF; encoded by the coding sequence GTGCCGTTCACCCCGCCGGACGCCTCGGCGATGCGGCGGTGCATGGGCCGGTTCACCACGGGGGTCGCCGTCGTCACGGCGCTCGACGCGGCGGGCGAGCCGCAGGGCATGACGATCAACTCGCTGACCTCGGTGAGCGTCGACCCGTGCGTGCTGCTGGTGTCGCTGACCGTCGGCACCCGGACCGCGGACGCGGTGGACGCCTCCGGCGCCTTCGCGATCTCGATCCTGGGCGTCCGCCAGGAGGCGACCGCCCGCCGGTTCGCCACCCGCGGCGGCGCCCGGTTCGAGGGCGTCGAGGCCGAGGTGACCGACAGCGGGATCCCGATCGTGGGCGGCGCACTGGTGCACGCCGACTGCCGGGTCCACACGACCACCGACGTCGGTGACCACCGCGTGTACTTCGGCGAGGTCGGCTCGCTGCGGGACCGGGCCGGGACCGGCCTGACCTTCCACTCCGGACGGTTCGGCGAGTTCCACGATCTCGGCCACGCCGAGATGCCCTGGCTGTTCTGA